One segment of Hippopotamus amphibius kiboko isolate mHipAmp2 chromosome 2, mHipAmp2.hap2, whole genome shotgun sequence DNA contains the following:
- the ASPN gene encoding asporin, whose amino-acid sequence MKEYVILLFLTLCSAKPSFRPSYMALKNMMLKDMEDEGDGDADNSLFPTREPVNPFFPFDLFPTCPFGCQCYSRVVHCSDLGLSSVPSNIPFDTRMVDLQNNKIKEIKENDFKGLISLYALILNNNKLTKIHPKAFLTTKKLRRLYLSHNQLSEIPLNLPKSLAELRIHDNKVKKIHKETFKGMNALHVLEMSANPLDNNGIEPGAFEGVTAFHIRIAEAKLTSIPKGLPSTLLELHLDYNKISTVELEDFKRYKDLQRLGLGNNKITDIENGSLANIPHVREIHLENNKLKKIPSGLQELKYLQIIFLHSNSITKVGVNDFCPTVPKMKKSLYSAISLFNNPVKYWEVQPATFRCVLGRMSVQLGNFRK is encoded by the exons ATGAAGGAGTATGTAATCCTACTGTTCTTGACTTTGTGCTCTGCCAAACCCTCATTTCGCCCTTCATACATGGCACTGAAGAATATGATGCTGAAGGACATGGAGGATGAAGGTGACGGAGATGCTGACAACTCTCTTTTTCCAACGAGAGAGCCAGTTAACCCCTTCTTCCCATTTGATCTGTTCCCAACATGTCCGTTTGGATGCCAGTGCTACTCGAGAGTTGTGCACTGTTCTGATCTAG gTTTGTCCTCCGTCCCAAGCAACATTCCATTTGATACTCGAATGGTTGAccttcaaaacaataaaattaaggaaatcaaagaaaatgattttaaaggacTCATCTCACTTTAT GCTTTGATTCTGAACAACAACAAGCTAACAAAGATTCACCCCAAAGCCTTTCTAACCACAAAGAAGTTGCGAAGGCTATATTTGTCTCACAATCAACTAAGTGAAATACCTCTTAATCTTCCCAAATCGTTAGCAGAACTCAGAATTCATGAcaataaagttaagaaaatacaCAAGGAGACGTTCAAAGGAATGAATGCTTTACATGTTCTAG AAATGAGTGCAAACCCTCTTGATAATAATGGGATTGAACCAGGGGCATTTGAAGGGGTAACAGCGTTCCATATCAGAATTGCAGAAGCAAAACTGACCTCAATTCCTAAAG GCCTACCTTCAACTTTACTGGAGCTACATTTAGATTATAATAAAATTTCAACTGTGGAACTTGaggattttaaaagatacaaagacCTGCAAAG gCTGGGTCTAGGAAACAACAAAATCACAGATATTGAAAATGGAAGTCTTGCTAACATACCACATGTGAGAGAAATACACTTGGAAAACAATAAACTAAAGAAAATCCCTTCAGGATTACAAGAGTTGAAATACCTCCAG ATAATCTTCCTTCATTCTAATTCAATTACCAAAGTGGGAGTGAATGACTTCTGCCCAACAGTGCCAAAGATGAAGAAGTCTTTGTACAGTGCAATAAGTTTATTCAACAACCCGGTGAAATATTGGGAAGTACAACCTGCAACATTTCGTTGTGTTTTGGGCAGAATGAGTGTTCAGCTTGGGAACTTCAGAAAGTAA